A portion of the Sphaerochaeta pleomorpha str. Grapes genome contains these proteins:
- the trhA gene encoding PAQR family membrane homeostasis protein TrhA has translation MKTEEKSWLERHITLHSYDDAKAERANAMTHFVGTLLALAALVIIFIRSSQLPTTALKAGMVIWGLTMLLLYSASALYHYLPHGDAKRFCRILDHSNIYFLIAGTYTPMMMYIGSPTAYRLLALVWGIAVLGIIFTLVFWGRLSALHVMLYLAMGWLIVFFWKDIAPFIPEGLITWIFAAGITYSLGVIFYANKKIPHYHAIWHLFCIGGSAIFFIGYMLLLY, from the coding sequence ATGAAAACTGAAGAAAAATCATGGCTTGAACGCCATATTACCTTACATTCCTATGATGATGCGAAAGCTGAAAGAGCAAATGCAATGACTCACTTCGTTGGCACCCTTCTGGCGCTTGCCGCTTTGGTCATCATTTTTATAAGGTCTTCCCAGTTGCCAACGACTGCACTGAAAGCTGGCATGGTCATCTGGGGCCTCACCATGTTGTTGCTCTATAGTGCTTCAGCACTGTACCATTATCTTCCCCATGGGGATGCGAAACGCTTCTGCCGCATTCTCGACCACAGCAACATATATTTTCTGATAGCGGGTACCTACACCCCTATGATGATGTATATCGGTAGCCCAACTGCCTATAGGCTTCTTGCCTTGGTCTGGGGTATAGCTGTTTTGGGCATCATCTTCACCTTGGTTTTCTGGGGAAGACTCAGCGCCCTGCATGTAATGCTCTACCTGGCAATGGGCTGGCTTATCGTATTCTTCTGGAAAGATATCGCCCCTTTCATCCCTGAAGGTTTGATAACCTGGATTTTTGCCGCTGGTATCACCTACTCATTGGGGGTAATTTTCTACGCAAACAAGAAAATCCCCCATTACCATGCAATATGGCATCTTTTCTGCATCGGGGGCAGTGCCATTTTCTTCATTGGATATATGCTTCTACTCTATTAG
- a CDS encoding TlpA family protein disulfide reductase — MKKNIRNLIISVLAFIILILAASLAYNSLKDRNAEVAYKPELKVPVTIETTETVPELPAVPAPEPQAVTVSAAAPAPDQDIAEPQAEPAPEPKMPDIPLTRLDGTKTSFDAVRQGKPVVINYFASWCPPCKQELPYFLKAYEKYKDQVAFIFIDSLDGSRETEATIKAFVKDFPFTGPVYFDDGIFAYMFQTTSLPTTVFFASDGTVVSGHLGLVSEEVLIKSIEAILP; from the coding sequence ATGAAAAAAAATATCCGCAATCTGATAATTTCCGTTTTGGCATTTATCATCCTTATCCTTGCAGCTTCCCTTGCCTACAATAGTTTGAAGGATAGAAATGCAGAAGTGGCCTACAAACCGGAGCTCAAAGTTCCTGTAACAATCGAAACGACAGAAACTGTCCCCGAGTTGCCAGCAGTGCCTGCGCCTGAACCTCAGGCGGTGACTGTATCAGCTGCAGCGCCTGCCCCAGATCAGGATATAGCAGAACCTCAGGCGGAGCCGGCCCCCGAGCCAAAGATGCCCGATATCCCTTTGACTCGTCTTGATGGGACGAAAACCTCTTTTGACGCGGTTCGCCAGGGAAAGCCTGTAGTTATCAACTATTTTGCATCCTGGTGTCCACCCTGTAAGCAGGAGTTGCCGTATTTCTTGAAAGCCTATGAAAAATATAAGGACCAGGTTGCATTCATTTTTATTGACAGCCTCGATGGAAGCAGGGAAACAGAAGCCACAATCAAAGCTTTTGTCAAAGATTTCCCCTTCACTGGCCCTGTATATTTTGATGACGGCATATTTGCCTACATGTTCCAGACAACCTCTCTTCCCACCACTGTGTTTTTTGCCAGTGATGGGACAGTGGTAAGCGGTCATCTGGGGTTGGTGAGCGAAGAGGTCTTGATCAAAAGTATCGAGGCTATCCTTCCCTAA
- a CDS encoding cytochrome c biogenesis CcdA family protein, whose product MAYLTAFLEGIISFISPCILPILPLYFSYLAGGVSDGEHKGVLIRNSLAFVAGFTLLFVALGAASTAVGQFLSEHLSLLNRIGGVLVILFALNNLGVFFIPAFNDTHKFQLKSMKNMTVGKSILFGIVFAVGWTPCVGPLLGSALMMAANASLLWKGMATLLCYALGLGVPFLFAALLLEQLEGVFQAIKKHSKVISLVSGLLLLAFGIVLVLGFNPAALFL is encoded by the coding sequence ATGGCATACCTAACAGCATTTTTGGAAGGAATCATCAGTTTTATCAGCCCTTGCATTCTCCCAATTCTCCCCCTGTATTTCTCCTATCTGGCAGGAGGTGTATCCGATGGAGAGCATAAGGGGGTCTTGATTCGCAATAGTCTGGCCTTTGTGGCCGGTTTTACCCTGTTGTTCGTAGCCCTCGGGGCGGCTTCCACAGCTGTCGGGCAATTTTTAAGCGAACATCTCTCCCTCTTGAATAGAATCGGAGGGGTTCTGGTAATACTCTTTGCCTTGAATAACCTCGGGGTGTTTTTTATTCCTGCTTTCAACGATACCCATAAATTCCAGCTCAAGAGCATGAAAAACATGACGGTGGGCAAGTCGATTCTCTTTGGGATAGTCTTTGCGGTAGGTTGGACTCCCTGTGTAGGCCCGCTTCTTGGCTCTGCCTTGATGATGGCTGCCAATGCATCGCTTCTGTGGAAAGGAATGGCAACCCTGCTTTGCTATGCTCTTGGCCTTGGGGTTCCGTTTTTGTTTGCAGCATTGCTTCTTGAGCAGCTTGAAGGTGTATTCCAGGCAATTAAGAAGCATTCGAAAGTGATTTCCCTGGTAAGCGGCCTGCTTTTACTAGCTTTTGGAATAGTACTCGTCTTGGGTTTCAACCCTGCCGCCCTTTTTTTATAG
- a CDS encoding RNA methyltransferase, with protein sequence MGKKQKDKGGDILFESYYRQIFEDRWPALKEALLVDRKPIAYKDGLEAEYYLDEASVIAAKLLDVQSKDSVLDMCAAPGGKTLVLASLLKGTGSLTANDRSSARRSRLRNVIDSHVPEVWKASISVTGHDASKWGLYEQEMYDRILLDAPCSSERHVLCDPAALKQWTPSRPKHLAIQQFAMLAAALEAVKIGGYILYSTCALIPLEDELVIEKLFSKREGRFELVPIEAPFSEKRTYGSIILPDTSGGKGPLYFCLIRRIA encoded by the coding sequence ATGGGAAAAAAACAAAAGGATAAGGGGGGTGATATCCTCTTTGAGTCCTATTACCGGCAAATATTTGAAGATCGTTGGCCTGCTTTGAAAGAAGCCCTCTTGGTTGACAGAAAACCGATAGCATACAAGGATGGCCTGGAAGCGGAATACTATCTTGATGAGGCCTCGGTAATTGCGGCTAAACTCCTTGATGTCCAGAGCAAGGATTCAGTGTTGGATATGTGTGCGGCTCCCGGGGGAAAGACCCTTGTCCTGGCATCCCTGCTCAAGGGCACAGGGTCCCTTACGGCAAACGACCGTTCCTCAGCCAGACGCTCGAGGCTTCGCAATGTTATCGATTCCCATGTCCCAGAGGTTTGGAAAGCTTCTATTTCCGTTACCGGCCACGATGCGTCCAAATGGGGTCTCTACGAGCAGGAAATGTATGACAGAATCCTCCTTGACGCTCCCTGCTCGAGTGAAAGGCATGTGCTTTGCGACCCTGCTGCGTTGAAGCAGTGGACCCCTTCCAGGCCGAAGCACCTAGCCATCCAGCAGTTTGCCATGCTGGCCGCTGCCCTTGAGGCGGTTAAAATCGGGGGATACATCCTCTACAGTACCTGTGCCCTCATCCCTTTGGAAGACGAACTGGTCATCGAAAAGCTCTTTTCAAAACGGGAAGGCCGGTTCGAGCTGGTTCCCATCGAAGCACCGTTCAGTGAAAAACGGACCTACGGGTCCATTATCCTTCCCGATACCTCCGGGGGCAAAGGGCCCCTCTATTTTTGTCTGATAAGGAGAATTGCATGA
- a CDS encoding DUF362 domain-containing protein gives MSTVSIVKCDSYDQDILDEKVKEACISASMPNASGKTVLLKPNILSDAKQDKCITTNPAVVRAMIHLLKEQGAKEILVGDSPGLQGPSFSAKNCGIAQLCKDEQVRWVDFTKNPQTHIIPFTHGRKLQLASVLETVDLVISLPKFKTHQLMYTTGATKNLFGLVPGLYKSPCHVLYPTRESFASLIVGILATVKPAFALMDGIMGMEGAGPANGIQRKVGYLLASKDLIALDYSQAQIMGYDPMTIPIVKEGIKRDLGNCPPTYPLLDASDLVIKDFLRLEQQEKTKFFGSLVAPFLPRKFKKQQAVRDRQAPTFLPDPCIQCKRCVEICPVEALSLVDKHIEIDTSLCVRCYCCHEICPANAISIEHAK, from the coding sequence ATGAGTACTGTTTCCATTGTCAAATGTGATAGCTATGACCAGGATATTCTTGATGAGAAGGTAAAGGAAGCCTGTATTTCTGCATCCATGCCTAACGCATCAGGAAAAACGGTTCTCCTTAAACCCAATATTCTCTCCGATGCCAAGCAAGACAAATGCATCACCACGAACCCTGCAGTTGTAAGGGCAATGATCCATCTTCTCAAAGAACAAGGGGCAAAGGAAATCCTCGTTGGCGATTCCCCGGGTTTGCAGGGTCCTTCATTTTCTGCTAAAAACTGCGGGATAGCACAGCTTTGCAAAGACGAGCAGGTCAGATGGGTGGACTTCACCAAAAACCCCCAGACTCATATCATTCCCTTTACCCACGGAAGAAAGCTGCAACTGGCCTCAGTGCTGGAAACTGTCGATCTGGTTATCAGCCTTCCGAAATTCAAGACGCACCAGCTTATGTATACCACCGGGGCCACCAAGAACCTGTTCGGTCTGGTACCAGGCCTTTATAAAAGTCCCTGCCATGTACTCTACCCCACCCGGGAATCGTTTGCCTCGCTTATCGTGGGGATTCTCGCCACAGTCAAACCGGCATTTGCCCTCATGGATGGGATAATGGGAATGGAGGGGGCCGGGCCTGCCAACGGTATTCAGCGAAAGGTAGGGTATCTGTTGGCTTCAAAAGACCTCATCGCACTCGACTACAGCCAGGCCCAGATTATGGGCTATGACCCCATGACCATTCCCATCGTAAAGGAAGGGATAAAACGGGACTTGGGGAATTGCCCCCCTACCTATCCGCTTCTAGATGCCTCTGATCTGGTAATCAAGGATTTTTTAAGACTGGAACAACAAGAGAAGACCAAGTTCTTCGGTTCTTTGGTAGCCCCTTTCCTTCCGCGGAAATTCAAGAAGCAACAGGCTGTGCGGGACCGTCAGGCCCCTACGTTCCTACCCGATCCTTGTATTCAGTGCAAACGATGTGTAGAGATCTGCCCGGTAGAGGCTCTTTCGCTTGTTGATAAGCATATTGAGATAGACACTTCTTTGTGTGTACGTTGCTATTGCTGCCATGAAATCTGCCCTGCCAATGCAATTTCCATCGAACATGCCAAATAA
- a CDS encoding COG2426 family protein — MDAKHLLISILLSILPISELRGGIPYAFFNGFNLAYLAPLCIFFNALVAPICYTFLATFHKIFYAHWPWYISFFDHFIAKAQHKIAPKVEKYGYWGIMLFVAIPLPVTGAWTGTLGSWILGLDKRKTMMAVFGGVIVSGLIVTSLVALGVGLDSVFIKKI; from the coding sequence ATGGATGCAAAGCACCTGCTCATCAGTATCTTGCTCTCGATTCTGCCTATCAGCGAATTGAGGGGAGGTATACCCTATGCCTTTTTCAATGGATTCAATCTGGCATATCTCGCTCCCCTGTGCATTTTTTTCAATGCGCTTGTTGCACCGATCTGCTATACCTTCCTTGCAACGTTCCATAAGATTTTCTATGCCCATTGGCCATGGTATATATCTTTCTTCGACCATTTCATTGCCAAGGCCCAGCACAAGATAGCCCCCAAGGTGGAGAAATACGGCTATTGGGGAATTATGCTGTTCGTTGCCATTCCCCTCCCGGTTACGGGGGCTTGGACAGGGACCCTCGGATCATGGATTCTAGGACTTGACAAGCGAAAGACCATGATGGCAGTATTCGGCGGTGTCATCGTGTCGGGTCTTATCGTAACTTCACTGGTTGCCCTGGGAGTTGGGCTGGACTCGGTTTTTATAAAGAAAATCTGA
- a CDS encoding ATP-dependent helicase, with product MHFNLEKELNKEQCKAASTLSGPLLVIAGAGSGKTRMLTFRIAHMLESGIDESNILALTFTNKAAKEMGERIKSLTGLPLKKMTTTTFHSFGMGILKQYIQHLGFKNNFTVYDSNDRMALLKEVIINLDYVPDTFDLYELSNLFSDLKTKRSVFAAGASDKIRNLYSEYEKHLKAYNAVDFDDLIMKPLDLFEKKPEVLAALRNRYTHILVDEFQDTSLSQYRIVELLAQESRNLCVVGDDDQSIYSWRGANYENLVMFERDFPERLEIKLERNYRSTGTILEAANKLIVHNQQRKEKKLWTDSGKGSSISLIHPANEDDESAVIAEQILMAHRKENRPFSDFGVLVRTNSLVPTLETRFMEKEIPTQVSGGQSFFDRKEIRDIVSYLKVLANQDDDINLLRVINTPRRGIGRVTLEKMRKVADDHKCSLYSALSLMAIATDGQIKEGMQKTIKRFVTMIDDYQQQLFEAKSNKNMILRSLIHEIGYKDFLAEEHPDNENIVNFKMKGIGILCDMFARWERNPDNYNSSIFDYINRISIAGKEDSEGDRKGKVALMTMHASKGLEFDTVFLAGIEDQYVPHARAIEDNPANIDEERRLFYVAITRARRVLVISSCERRKRGHDEILSVPSRFLEEIPKELFDEEDPSRELSANEVTDKLRLFREKLEARKK from the coding sequence ATGCATTTCAATCTAGAAAAGGAACTCAATAAAGAGCAGTGCAAAGCTGCTTCGACCCTCTCTGGGCCGCTTTTAGTCATCGCGGGGGCAGGCAGTGGAAAAACACGCATGCTCACGTTTCGTATTGCCCATATGCTGGAAAGCGGAATAGACGAAAGCAATATCCTTGCCTTGACCTTTACAAACAAGGCTGCCAAGGAAATGGGGGAAAGAATCAAATCCTTGACTGGCCTTCCCCTTAAAAAAATGACTACCACTACGTTCCATTCCTTTGGCATGGGCATTCTCAAACAATATATTCAACACCTTGGGTTCAAGAACAATTTTACCGTCTATGATAGCAACGACCGGATGGCTTTGCTCAAGGAAGTCATTATCAACCTGGATTATGTCCCCGATACCTTCGATCTCTATGAGCTTTCCAACCTATTTTCCGATTTGAAGACAAAACGATCTGTTTTTGCTGCCGGGGCCTCTGATAAGATCAGGAACCTCTACAGCGAGTATGAGAAACACCTGAAAGCCTACAATGCCGTTGACTTCGACGACCTGATCATGAAGCCTTTGGATCTTTTCGAAAAAAAGCCTGAGGTCCTTGCGGCCCTGAGAAACAGGTATACCCATATCCTGGTGGATGAATTTCAGGATACTTCCCTTTCCCAATACCGTATTGTAGAGCTTTTAGCCCAGGAAAGCCGAAATCTCTGTGTGGTCGGCGACGATGACCAGAGCATCTATAGCTGGAGAGGGGCAAACTACGAGAACCTTGTGATGTTCGAGCGTGACTTCCCCGAAAGGCTGGAAATCAAACTGGAGCGGAACTACCGCTCCACCGGGACTATCCTTGAGGCTGCCAACAAGCTCATCGTACACAATCAACAACGAAAAGAGAAGAAACTCTGGACTGACAGCGGTAAGGGAAGTTCCATCAGTCTCATCCACCCCGCAAACGAGGACGATGAGTCCGCGGTCATTGCCGAACAGATTCTGATGGCCCATCGTAAGGAGAACCGCCCGTTCTCTGATTTCGGGGTACTTGTCCGTACCAATTCCCTTGTCCCTACGCTTGAGACACGTTTTATGGAAAAGGAAATCCCCACCCAGGTATCGGGTGGACAAAGTTTTTTCGACCGAAAGGAAATCCGTGATATTGTCAGCTATCTTAAAGTCCTGGCAAACCAAGATGATGACATCAATCTACTCAGGGTCATCAACACCCCAAGAAGAGGCATAGGCCGGGTAACGCTCGAAAAGATGCGCAAGGTAGCCGACGACCACAAGTGTTCGCTTTACTCTGCCCTCTCTTTGATGGCAATAGCTACAGATGGCCAGATCAAGGAAGGGATGCAGAAGACAATTAAGCGGTTTGTCACCATGATCGATGATTACCAGCAGCAGCTTTTTGAGGCGAAATCAAATAAGAATATGATTCTCAGAAGTCTGATCCACGAAATCGGTTACAAGGATTTCCTCGCTGAGGAACACCCGGACAATGAGAATATCGTCAATTTCAAAATGAAGGGAATCGGAATCCTCTGTGATATGTTTGCACGGTGGGAACGCAATCCTGACAACTATAATTCTTCAATATTCGATTACATAAACAGGATAAGCATCGCAGGTAAGGAAGACAGCGAAGGTGACAGGAAGGGAAAGGTTGCCCTGATGACTATGCATGCTTCCAAGGGGTTGGAATTCGATACGGTATTCCTTGCCGGTATCGAAGACCAATATGTTCCCCATGCCAGGGCGATTGAAGACAATCCGGCAAACATCGATGAGGAGCGAAGACTCTTCTATGTGGCCATCACCCGCGCCAGGAGGGTGCTGGTAATATCATCGTGTGAACGCAGGAAGCGTGGCCATGATGAGATTTTGAGTGTCCCCTCGCGCTTCCTTGAGGAAATACCGAAGGAACTTTTCGATGAGGAAGATCCAAGCAGGGAGCTCTCTGCAAATGAGGTAACGGACAAACTCCGGTTGTTCAGGGAGAAACTGGAGGCAAGGAAAAAATGA
- a CDS encoding PTS transporter subunit IIC, with translation MAEVIPSTRGKQVGAYSIRVLNGMAQGLFASLIVGLIIKQIGHYSHLVLLEQFGQIAQYLTGPAIGVGVAVSVGAPPLGILCSAVTGAIGAGTFVLSDNLGIVRLAFGEPVGAMLASLAGAEIAKKIAGKTKIDILLIPISTIIAGGLAGHFVAPAMSAFMTALGAFINSLTELYPLPMGILVSTVMGMVLTLPISSAAICISLGINGLAAGAATVGCCCQMVGFAVMSFPENRVGGLMSQGLGTSMLQIPNICRNWKIWIPPILSSAILGPVSTLVFKMQNNSAGAGMGTSGLVGQLNTLAVMGPSSLPLIALMHFTLPSLLTIAFGYVMRKKGWIGQNDLLLVN, from the coding sequence ATGGCTGAAGTTATTCCTTCAACACGTGGCAAACAGGTGGGTGCATACAGTATCCGTGTACTCAATGGCATGGCCCAAGGCTTGTTTGCTTCCTTGATCGTTGGTCTCATTATCAAACAGATCGGACATTATTCACATCTGGTACTTCTCGAGCAATTTGGACAGATTGCCCAGTATCTGACAGGTCCTGCCATCGGGGTAGGGGTTGCTGTCTCTGTTGGGGCCCCCCCGCTGGGAATCCTCTGCAGTGCAGTAACCGGAGCTATCGGTGCAGGGACTTTTGTGCTTTCTGATAACCTTGGTATTGTCAGACTCGCGTTTGGCGAACCGGTTGGAGCCATGCTTGCTTCTTTGGCCGGGGCAGAGATTGCAAAGAAAATTGCAGGAAAAACCAAGATTGACATTCTTTTGATCCCAATCTCTACCATAATCGCAGGGGGCCTTGCCGGACATTTTGTCGCACCTGCGATGAGTGCTTTTATGACTGCACTCGGTGCATTTATCAATAGCCTTACAGAACTCTATCCTTTGCCCATGGGCATCCTTGTATCTACGGTAATGGGAATGGTTTTGACGCTTCCGATCAGCAGCGCGGCAATTTGCATAAGCCTCGGGATTAATGGTTTGGCAGCAGGTGCCGCAACGGTAGGTTGCTGTTGCCAGATGGTGGGCTTTGCCGTTATGTCTTTTCCTGAGAACAGGGTAGGGGGGCTTATGAGTCAGGGCTTGGGAACAAGCATGCTGCAGATACCCAATATCTGCAGGAACTGGAAAATCTGGATTCCACCGATCCTTTCCTCAGCAATTTTGGGGCCGGTAAGTACCCTTGTTTTTAAAATGCAGAACAATAGTGCAGGCGCAGGTATGGGTACAAGTGGGTTGGTCGGGCAGTTGAATACGCTCGCTGTCATGGGGCCTTCCTCTCTGCCTTTGATAGCCCTCATGCATTTTACCCTTCCCTCTCTCCTTACCATTGCCTTTGGGTATGTCATGCGCAAAAAAGGTTGGATAGGCCAAAACGATTTATTACTGGTAAATTAG
- a CDS encoding alpha-amylase family glycosyl hydrolase gives MNPWWEETVIYQIYPRSFQDSNGDGIGDIRGIINRLQYIQDLGVGAIWLSPIFTSPMADFGYDISDYRGIDPIFGTLADVRELIATAHRMGLKVLFDMVLNHTSDQHAWFQESRASKDSKKKDYYIWSDTIPNNWYSAFGGKGWSFDSVRGQYYFHSFLREQPDLNWRNEETVLAIFDEVGFWLEEGVDGFRLDVINCIIKDDSFRSNPPMVGSRLRPYDMQRHIFDRNRPESHQKLRKFRKCIDTYDERMLVGEIMVERPGEPEMAASYLGKNKDELNLTFDFSLIELPFDARKWQTAAQRWYEAVGRQRWPTWVLNNHDVKRSITRYGNNTAKAKLATFFLLTQRGTVFLYYGEELGLLNSVVSHKEMNDPVGLRYWPVKVGRDGERGPMLWDASEKHGFTTGKPWMPFARQCEGLSVEEQKNEPFSMLAFYKDLIRLRAQDNVLQEGLCTFCKTDNQKILAYTRTLGKEKRLVLLNFSSKNQSVTLLEEPDATIQYSSLFSTQIATSSLSSGDGKFSLKPYQGTLFLCEGKIPVQA, from the coding sequence ATGAATCCATGGTGGGAAGAGACTGTCATTTATCAGATTTATCCGAGAAGCTTCCAAGATAGCAATGGCGATGGTATTGGGGACATCCGTGGGATTATCAACCGGCTTCAATACATACAGGACCTGGGCGTCGGTGCAATATGGCTGAGCCCAATTTTTACTTCTCCCATGGCAGATTTCGGCTACGATATTTCTGATTACCGGGGCATAGACCCCATTTTCGGCACACTGGCAGATGTTCGCGAATTAATTGCCACAGCTCATAGAATGGGATTGAAAGTGCTTTTCGATATGGTATTGAACCACACTTCTGACCAGCATGCCTGGTTTCAGGAAAGCAGGGCTTCCAAGGATTCCAAAAAGAAAGATTACTATATCTGGAGTGATACCATCCCCAACAATTGGTATTCTGCCTTTGGAGGGAAAGGGTGGTCCTTCGATTCGGTGCGAGGGCAGTATTATTTTCATTCTTTTTTGCGTGAACAGCCTGATTTGAATTGGAGAAATGAGGAAACAGTGCTCGCAATCTTCGATGAGGTAGGGTTCTGGTTGGAAGAAGGGGTCGATGGATTCCGCCTCGATGTTATCAATTGCATCATAAAAGATGATTCTTTCCGCAGTAATCCGCCAATGGTCGGGTCTCGGTTACGTCCCTATGACATGCAACGGCATATATTCGACAGAAATAGGCCAGAAAGTCATCAAAAACTCCGCAAATTCAGAAAATGTATCGATACGTACGACGAACGTATGCTTGTCGGGGAAATCATGGTTGAGCGGCCAGGCGAACCAGAGATGGCAGCAAGCTATCTCGGGAAAAATAAAGACGAGCTGAATCTTACCTTCGACTTTTCTCTCATCGAGCTTCCTTTTGATGCCAGGAAATGGCAGACTGCTGCGCAGCGGTGGTATGAAGCAGTCGGCCGTCAAAGATGGCCTACCTGGGTTCTGAATAACCATGATGTCAAACGGTCGATCACCCGCTATGGGAACAATACGGCGAAGGCAAAGCTTGCAACCTTTTTTCTTCTTACCCAGAGAGGGACTGTTTTTCTTTATTATGGCGAAGAATTAGGGCTTTTAAATTCTGTAGTAAGCCACAAGGAAATGAATGATCCCGTAGGGCTCAGGTACTGGCCGGTCAAAGTCGGCCGTGATGGCGAGAGAGGCCCTATGCTCTGGGATGCGAGCGAGAAGCATGGGTTTACCACCGGAAAGCCTTGGATGCCATTTGCCCGTCAGTGTGAAGGGCTATCTGTGGAGGAACAGAAAAACGAACCCTTTTCCATGCTTGCGTTTTACAAAGACCTGATCAGATTGCGCGCCCAAGATAATGTTCTGCAAGAGGGGCTCTGTACGTTTTGCAAGACTGACAACCAAAAGATCCTTGCCTATACGAGAACGCTTGGAAAAGAAAAACGCTTGGTGCTTTTGAATTTTTCCTCGAAAAACCAATCTGTCACATTGCTCGAAGAACCGGATGCTACTATCCAATATTCCAGTCTCTTTTCAACGCAAATTGCAACCTCTTCTCTGTCTTCAGGGGATGGAAAATTTTCTCTCAAACCCTACCAGGGAACCCTGTTTCTCTGTGAAGGAAAAATTCCCGTGCAAGCATAA
- a CDS encoding ParA family protein, with translation MIKTVAFHLQKGGVGKTTISGTLACQSALAGFKTLLVDVDPQGNASSWFLKNATKYELVDVIQGKCFWNDAVVEIPQIPNLFLLPTFGIGGNLKNYSETKLAEEPFVIQDLIAELSGAYDRIILDMSPGLGRLERAALIASDEVITPMTPEVFSLDGLEIFIDELDKIKKNLRSNVKHTKIVINSFDNRIKQHRDIYSAACTGVFSVFKIPVDPLFRKAQEAGMAPQVFKKYGKGLKASTIESFTALDLAIWR, from the coding sequence ATGATAAAAACTGTTGCATTTCACCTTCAGAAAGGAGGTGTTGGTAAGACTACTATCTCTGGAACTCTTGCATGCCAATCAGCTTTGGCTGGTTTTAAGACATTGTTAGTAGATGTCGATCCACAGGGAAATGCTTCTTCCTGGTTTCTGAAAAATGCTACAAAATACGAACTCGTTGATGTAATACAAGGTAAATGTTTTTGGAATGATGCTGTTGTAGAGATACCGCAGATTCCAAACCTTTTTTTATTGCCGACCTTTGGTATTGGCGGTAATTTGAAAAACTACTCTGAGACAAAGCTTGCAGAAGAACCTTTTGTCATTCAGGATTTAATCGCGGAATTGTCCGGAGCCTATGATAGGATCATTTTGGATATGTCACCTGGGTTGGGACGTCTTGAACGCGCTGCGCTTATTGCCAGCGATGAAGTAATAACACCGATGACACCGGAAGTATTTAGTTTGGACGGGTTGGAAATATTCATAGATGAACTCGATAAGATAAAAAAGAATTTGCGTTCCAACGTGAAACATACTAAGATTGTTATTAATTCCTTTGACAATAGGATAAAGCAACACCGAGATATATATTCTGCCGCCTGTACCGGAGTTTTCTCAGTTTTCAAGATTCCTGTGGACCCATTGTTTCGCAAAGCCCAAGAAGCTGGTATGGCCCCTCAGGTTTTTAAAAAATATGGAAAAGGTTTGAAAGCAAGCACCATTGAATCATTTACCGCATTGGATTTAGCAATTTGGAGATAA